GCGGAGATCACGACCGGGTCGACGCCGTCCCAGGGGTAGCCGCCGTGCGTCTGCTGGCCGCGGACGACGATGCGGTAGGCGTCGGCGCTCGCGAAGGTGCCGCCCGGAGTGTAGAAGACGTGGCCCACCTCGCCCTTGGACCAGACGTGCAGCGCGAACGCGGCGTCCACGTCGGGGTCGGAGAGGATCCCCTCGCGCACCATCATTTCGGCGCCGCCGTCCTCGCCCTCGGGCGGGCCTTCCTCGGAGGGCTGGAACATGAACTTGACGGTGCCCGGCAGGTCGTCGCGCATCTCCGCCAGCACCGACGCCGCGCCCATCAGGATCGCCACGTGGGTGTCGTGCCCGCACGCGTGCATGACCCCGACCTGCTCGCCGTTGTACGTCGTTGTCACCTTGGACGCGTAGGGGAGGTCCAGCCGCTCGGTAACGGGCAGCGCGTCCATGTCCGCGCGCAGGAGCACCGTCGGGCCGGGCTTGCCGCCGCGCAGCACGCCGACCACGCCGGTGTGCGCGACCCCCGTCTGGACCTCGATCCCCAGCGAGCGCAGGTGGCTGGCCACCATCTCCGCGGTGCGGGTCTCGCGGTTGCCCAGCTCGGGGTTGGCGTGGATGTCGCGCCGCCAGTCGATCACGAGAGGCTCGATGTCGATGATGCTGGCCTCGACCGCGTCGGGTAGCGAGGACTGCGCGTGGGCTTGAGTCGGGGCGGAGAGGGCCAGCAGGGCCGCGCCGACGGGGAGTGCGAGTCGAGACGTCACGGGAACTCCGGGAATCTAGGGTCTTGGCGGGGACGACGGACGTCATGATGGCTGCCGGCGGCCGGGGTCACAAGCCGCCGCCGCCCGCCCCGCGGCCGAAGCCTTCGTGTTATGTATTCGAACCGATCCGGACTACCGCGGGCGACGGAGGGCCAGGCAGCGTGGACAGCCTCAAGGGACAGCTCCTCATCTCGGGCGGCGGACTGTACGACCCCAACTTCCGCCACACGGTGATCCTAC
This is a stretch of genomic DNA from Gemmatimonadota bacterium. It encodes these proteins:
- a CDS encoding amidohydrolase yields the protein MTSRLALPVGAALLALSAPTQAHAQSSLPDAVEASIIDIEPLVIDWRRDIHANPELGNRETRTAEMVASHLRSLGIEVQTGVAHTGVVGVLRGGKPGPTVLLRADMDALPVTERLDLPYASKVTTTYNGEQVGVMHACGHDTHVAILMGAASVLAEMRDDLPGTVKFMFQPSEEGPPEGEDGGAEMMVREGILSDPDVDAAFALHVWSKGEVGHVFYTPGGTFASADAYRIVVRGQQTHGGYPWDGVDPVVISAHIITALQTIVSREMKLIDAASVVTVGKIEGGVRSNIIPEQVTMDGTIRALNPEHRAQIHERVRALATGIAESMGGSAEVTIPVGIGYPVTYNDPDLTTQMVPVLEGLAPGRTLQIPAVTGAEDFSYISERVPGFYIRLGGRPADVSFEDAPAHHTPEFFIDDSGLGLGVRAMTAMALEYMRTHAEQ